From one Agathobaculum sp. NTUH-O15-33 genomic stretch:
- a CDS encoding efflux RND transporter periplasmic adaptor subunit yields the protein MKLPWSNKRKRKGTDLALPEAMPAAEALVPVAEAGGAHRIGKKGKKTGKKRRLNKKVIIPVAAVVLAAGFFGVRHMLSVKAGAVEQTYTESEVSRQDIRLTLSSTGTIAPANQYSVTAAVKGEVLSASFEEGDEVKKGDVLYEIDKTDAQNSIDQSKLSLQQSQNSYNQTLETLDDLNVKADDAGVITELHVSVGDQVSNGTVIADLRDSSVMELTVPFNSSDADSFGVGAAATVTMDGSFETLSGTVTSIDAAESVLDGYQIVKNVTIQVSNPGGLSTTSAATATVNGTACNQGANFTYLSESTITASASGKIASLNVREGSSVSKNQTVATISSTSAQNSVTNSKLSLEQAQLSYQKSVDMLDDYTITAPIDGTVITKTIKAGDTLDATNGQTTLAVIYDLSYLTFDISLDELDVNQVEVGQQVNITCDSLTDAGEFTGEVTKVSVAGTTSNGVTTYPVTVKITAPPDGLLPGMNVDATIVVDEAADALSVPIAAVQRGDTVYVKQAGAKNTEQIMVGGSLLPDGWTAVTVETGLSDDSNIEIISGLSETDIVYVPQIQRQNSGGEMGMMPAGDMGGGMPGGMGGGQGGPPPVAAVACPAAEAVCRDDAAKQNAADRAARHL from the coding sequence TTGAAACTTCCATGGAGTAACAAACGGAAACGCAAGGGAACGGATCTGGCCCTGCCAGAGGCTATGCCGGCGGCGGAAGCGTTGGTACCCGTTGCGGAGGCGGGCGGCGCACACCGAATCGGCAAAAAGGGCAAGAAAACAGGAAAAAAGCGCCGCCTGAATAAAAAAGTAATCATTCCGGTCGCGGCGGTCGTATTGGCCGCCGGATTTTTCGGCGTGCGGCACATGCTTTCCGTCAAAGCGGGCGCGGTGGAGCAGACCTATACGGAAAGCGAGGTGTCCCGGCAGGATATCCGGCTTACCTTGTCCTCGACAGGCACGATTGCGCCCGCGAACCAGTATAGCGTGACTGCCGCCGTCAAGGGCGAGGTGCTTTCCGCTTCCTTTGAAGAAGGGGACGAGGTGAAAAAGGGCGACGTACTGTACGAAATCGACAAGACCGACGCGCAAAACTCGATCGATCAGTCCAAGCTGTCGCTCCAACAGAGCCAGAACAGCTATAACCAGACGCTGGAAACGCTGGACGACCTGAACGTGAAAGCGGACGACGCGGGCGTGATCACCGAGCTGCACGTCAGCGTGGGCGATCAGGTGTCGAACGGTACCGTAATCGCCGATTTGCGCGATTCCTCGGTGATGGAGCTGACCGTACCCTTCAATTCCAGCGACGCGGACAGCTTCGGCGTCGGCGCGGCGGCCACCGTGACCATGGACGGCTCCTTTGAAACGCTTTCCGGCACGGTAACATCGATCGACGCGGCCGAAAGCGTGTTGGACGGCTATCAGATCGTCAAAAACGTTACGATTCAAGTGTCCAACCCCGGCGGCCTGTCCACCACCTCCGCGGCGACGGCGACGGTGAACGGCACGGCCTGCAATCAGGGCGCGAACTTTACTTACCTTTCCGAATCGACCATCACCGCGTCCGCGTCGGGCAAGATTGCAAGCCTGAACGTGCGCGAAGGCTCGTCGGTGAGCAAAAACCAGACGGTCGCCACGATCTCGTCCACCTCTGCCCAGAACTCGGTCACCAATAGCAAGCTTTCCTTGGAGCAGGCGCAGCTTTCCTATCAAAAATCCGTCGACATGCTGGATGATTACACGATCACCGCCCCCATCGACGGCACCGTGATCACCAAGACCATCAAGGCGGGCGACACGCTGGACGCGACCAACGGACAAACGACGCTGGCCGTGATTTACGACCTGTCCTATCTGACCTTCGACATTTCGCTCGACGAGCTGGACGTCAATCAGGTCGAGGTAGGCCAGCAGGTCAATATCACCTGCGATTCGCTGACCGATGCGGGCGAGTTCACGGGCGAGGTGACCAAGGTCTCGGTAGCGGGCACGACCTCGAACGGCGTGACCACCTATCCGGTCACCGTCAAGATTACCGCCCCGCCCGACGGCCTGCTGCCCGGCATGAATGTGGACGCGACCATTGTCGTTGATGAAGCGGCGGACGCGCTCTCCGTGCCGATCGCGGCCGTGCAGCGCGGCGATACCGTTTACGTCAAACAAGCGGGCGCGAAGAACACCGAACAGATTATGGTCGGCGGCAGCCTGCTGCCGGACGGCTGGACGGCCGTCACCGTGGAGACCGGCCTTTCGGACGACAGCAACATCGAGATCATTTCCGGCTTGTCGGAAACGGATATCGTCTACGTGCCGCAGATACAGCGCCAAAACTCCGGCGGTGAAATGGGCATGATGCCTGCGGGCGACATGGGCGGCGGTATGCCCGGCGGCATGGGCGGCGGACAGGGCGGCCCCCCTCCGGTGGCGGCGGTGGCATGCCCGGCGGCGGAGGCGGTATGCCGTGATGACGCAGCAAAACAAAACGCCGCTGATCGAGCTGCGCGACATTTATAA
- a CDS encoding ABC transporter permease, whose product MGFTQAFKLAVKSLAGSKMRAFLTMLGIIIGVSSVIILVSLMQGMTGEVTSMFEDMGTNTLTVSVTGRGSSRTVDADDLYALYEENTDVFMGMSPTVSLRGSVKTSTDSDSFDSTTVTGVSEQYAEISKLTLSDGRFISYTDLTARGKVAVVGAYIANNVFGGKALGETIKVNGNPCTIVGVLEEQDDSTSGSADDCVYLPYTTASKLSFGAISSFTFATWDSSMNTQATNLIDNVLYEVFQNEDYYNISDMQEMVDSMEEMTGMMTMVLVGIAGISLLVGGIGIMNIMLVSVTERTREIGIRKSLGAKKRDIMRQFVIEAGTTSALGGVIGIVFGSVVAVVLGKVIGISAEPSVSAVLLSFGVSVFIGVFFGFMPANKAAKLNPIDALRYD is encoded by the coding sequence ATGGGATTTACACAGGCCTTTAAGCTGGCGGTCAAAAGCTTGGCCGGCAGTAAAATGCGCGCCTTTTTGACGATGCTCGGCATCATCATCGGCGTGAGCTCGGTCATTATTCTGGTCTCGCTCATGCAGGGCATGACCGGCGAGGTCACCTCGATGTTCGAGGATATGGGCACCAATACGCTGACCGTCAGCGTGACCGGGCGCGGCTCGTCCCGCACGGTCGACGCCGACGATCTGTATGCGCTGTACGAGGAAAACACCGACGTTTTCATGGGCATGAGCCCGACGGTGTCGCTTCGTGGTTCGGTCAAGACCTCGACCGATTCGGATTCGTTCGATTCTACCACGGTCACCGGCGTATCCGAGCAGTATGCCGAAATCAGCAAGCTTACGCTGTCGGACGGGCGCTTTATCAGCTATACCGACCTGACGGCGCGCGGCAAGGTCGCGGTCGTCGGCGCCTATATCGCGAACAATGTGTTTGGCGGCAAGGCGCTGGGCGAAACGATCAAGGTAAACGGCAACCCATGCACCATCGTCGGCGTGCTGGAAGAGCAGGACGATTCGACCTCCGGCTCGGCGGACGACTGCGTGTACCTGCCCTATACCACCGCCTCCAAACTTTCCTTCGGCGCGATTTCAAGCTTCACCTTTGCGACTTGGGATTCTTCCATGAACACGCAGGCGACCAATTTGATCGACAACGTCCTTTATGAGGTGTTCCAGAACGAGGATTATTACAATATTTCGGATATGCAGGAAATGGTCGACTCGATGGAGGAAATGACCGGCATGATGACCATGGTGCTGGTCGGCATCGCGGGCATTTCGCTGCTGGTCGGCGGCATCGGCATTATGAACATCATGCTGGTATCCGTCACCGAGCGCACGCGCGAGATCGGCATCCGAAAATCGCTCGGCGCGAAAAAACGGGATATTATGCGGCAGTTCGTCATCGAAGCGGGCACCACCTCGGCGCTCGGCGGCGTGATCGGCATTGTATTTGGCTCGGTCGTCGCGGTGGTTCTGGGCAAGGTGATTGGCATCAGCGCGGAGCCGAGCGTCAGCGCGGTGCTGCTCAGCTTTGGCGTTTCCGTGTTCATCGGCGTGTTTTTCGGCTTCATGCCGGCGAACAAGGCGGCGAAGCTCAACCCGATCGACGCGCTGCGCTATGACTAA
- a CDS encoding AbrB/MazE/SpoVT family DNA-binding domain-containing protein has translation MKSTGVVRKLDVLGRLVIPMKLRRTLDIQINSLLEIFVDGDLIILKKYEPGCVFCGNASNVILFDGKYICKHCKEELATL, from the coding sequence ATGAAATCTACTGGCGTTGTACGTAAACTAGACGTATTGGGCCGTCTTGTTATTCCCATGAAGCTACGACGAACCCTAGATATTCAGATAAATAGTTTACTTGAGATTTTCGTAGACGGCGATCTAATTATACTGAAAAAGTACGAACCCGGTTGTGTATTTTGTGGCAATGCTAGTAATGTAATTTTATTTGATGGCAAATACATATGTAAGCACTGCAAGGAGGAACTTGCAACTTTGTAA
- a CDS encoding ABC transporter ATP-binding protein, with amino-acid sequence MTQQNKTPLIELRDIYKIYQMGDTEVRASDGVSMTIYEGEFVAIVGQSGSGKSTLMNIIGCLDVPTEGQYFLKGEDVSEFTDDEQAELRNKTLGFIFQQYNLIPKLNVLENVELSLLYAGLPADERAERALRQIERVGLAGKEKNLPSQLSGGQQQRVSIARALAGDPSVILADEPTGALDSHTSREVLDFLQKLNREGNTIVLITHDNGIAQEAKRVVRVADGKIIFDGPAREAFPRGD; translated from the coding sequence ATGACGCAGCAAAACAAAACGCCGCTGATCGAGCTGCGCGACATTTATAAGATCTACCAGATGGGCGATACCGAGGTCCGCGCGTCCGACGGCGTTTCCATGACCATTTACGAGGGCGAGTTCGTTGCCATCGTCGGCCAGTCGGGTTCGGGCAAGAGTACGCTGATGAACATCATCGGCTGCTTGGACGTGCCGACCGAGGGGCAGTACTTTCTAAAAGGCGAGGACGTTTCCGAATTTACCGACGACGAGCAGGCCGAACTGCGGAACAAAACGCTGGGCTTCATTTTTCAGCAATACAACCTGATTCCCAAGCTGAACGTGCTGGAAAACGTCGAGCTGTCGCTCCTTTACGCCGGTCTGCCGGCGGATGAACGCGCCGAGCGGGCGCTTCGGCAGATTGAGCGCGTGGGCCTTGCGGGCAAGGAAAAGAACCTGCCCAGCCAGCTTTCGGGCGGCCAGCAGCAGCGCGTATCCATCGCCCGGGCGCTGGCGGGCGACCCTTCCGTCATTCTGGCCGACGAACCGACCGGCGCGCTCGATTCGCACACCAGCCGCGAAGTGCTGGATTTCCTGCAAAAGCTCAACCGCGAGGGCAACACCATCGTCCTCATCACGCACGACAACGGCATCGCGCAGGAGGCCAAGCGCGTCGTGCGCGTGGCGGACGGTAAGATCATTTTCGACGGCCCCGCCCGCGAGGCCTTTCCAAGGGGGGACTGA
- a CDS encoding helix-turn-helix domain-containing protein, whose product MDDFKSIISYKTQEYGNIKVKLAEMLEAKGITRNRLRTLTGIKYEVIDRYYKAANIEMVDLDFFSKVCFVLDCEIQDLLEYQRPKAKEDDSDVS is encoded by the coding sequence GTGGACGATTTTAAAAGTATAATTAGTTATAAAACACAAGAATACGGTAATATCAAAGTAAAGCTGGCAGAAATGCTGGAAGCTAAAGGCATTACAAGAAATCGCTTGCGAACGCTTACCGGTATCAAATACGAAGTAATTGATCGCTACTATAAAGCAGCTAATATTGAAATGGTAGATTTAGATTTCTTTTCAAAAGTGTGCTTTGTTCTCGATTGTGAAATTCAAGACTTACTAGAATACCAACGGCCAAAAGCAAAAGAAGACGATTCAGATGTCTCATGA
- a CDS encoding DNA recombination protein RmuC, which translates to MQYIPLITLAAVLVLIVLVLVLLARPQRGDSSSGSISALGSLVTDNLRQGREAQNDQLGAMDKSLSAKLGAMQGQMNDQLGQFEKRLHGFTAETAQSLENIRATVDKNLHAMQTDNNKKLDDMRQIVDEKLQKTLNERMNESFKLVNERLEQVYKGLGEMQTLAQGVGDLKKVLTNVKTRGIVGEIQLGAILEDILAPEQYETNVATRPGSRNVVEYAVKLPVENGDYIYLPIDSKFPGDTYGALRDAYEEGSREQVEACLKQLIATLRSEAKDIHDKYLEPPYTTDFGILFLPFEGLYAEVVNRGMVEVLQRDFHVNIAGPSTMAALLNSLQMSFRTIAIQKRSGEVWEVLGAVKTEFDKFEAALSQTQNRLDQASRELDKLIGTRTRAIQRRLKSVTQLEETLSGAVLGLDEAEEETTES; encoded by the coding sequence ATGCAATATATCCCCCTGATCACGCTGGCGGCCGTGCTGGTACTAATCGTGCTCGTCCTTGTGCTGCTCGCGCGCCCGCAGCGCGGCGATAGCTCGAGCGGCTCGATTTCCGCGCTCGGCAGTCTGGTGACCGACAACCTGCGGCAGGGCCGCGAGGCGCAAAACGATCAACTCGGCGCGATGGACAAAAGCCTGTCCGCCAAGCTCGGCGCGATGCAAGGCCAGATGAACGACCAGCTTGGCCAGTTTGAAAAACGCCTGCACGGCTTTACAGCCGAGACCGCGCAAAGTCTGGAAAACATCCGCGCGACAGTCGATAAAAACCTGCACGCCATGCAGACGGATAACAACAAAAAGCTGGATGATATGCGGCAGATCGTCGATGAAAAGCTGCAAAAGACGCTCAATGAACGCATGAACGAATCGTTTAAGCTGGTCAATGAGCGGCTGGAACAGGTCTACAAGGGCCTTGGCGAAATGCAAACGCTGGCGCAGGGCGTGGGCGATTTGAAAAAGGTTCTTACCAATGTCAAGACCCGCGGTATCGTCGGCGAAATACAGCTTGGCGCGATCTTAGAGGATATTTTAGCGCCGGAGCAGTACGAAACCAACGTCGCCACCCGGCCGGGCAGCCGCAATGTGGTGGAATACGCGGTTAAGCTGCCGGTCGAAAACGGCGATTATATCTATTTACCGATCGATTCCAAGTTCCCCGGCGACACCTACGGCGCGCTGCGCGACGCTTACGAGGAAGGCTCGCGCGAGCAGGTGGAGGCATGCTTAAAGCAGCTGATCGCCACGCTGCGCAGCGAGGCGAAGGATATCCACGACAAGTACTTAGAGCCGCCCTATACGACCGATTTCGGCATTTTGTTCCTGCCGTTCGAGGGCCTTTATGCCGAGGTGGTGAACCGCGGCATGGTGGAGGTATTGCAGCGCGATTTTCACGTCAACATCGCCGGGCCGAGCACGATGGCCGCGCTGCTGAACAGCCTGCAAATGTCTTTCCGCACCATTGCCATCCAAAAGCGCTCCGGCGAGGTTTGGGAGGTGCTCGGCGCGGTCAAAACAGAATTTGACAAGTTTGAAGCCGCTTTGTCGCAAACGCAAAACCGTCTGGATCAGGCCAGCCGCGAGCTGGACAAGCTGATCGGCACGCGCACACGCGCCATCCAGCGCCGCCTGAAAAGCGTTACCCAGCTGGAGGAAACGCTCAGCGGCGCCGTGCTGGGGCTGGACGAAGCCGAAGAGGAAACGACCGAATCATAA
- a CDS encoding response regulator transcription factor gives MRALLIEPRDAAAESILAALRREHFTADRKQFPNEAAEAALSGVYDVIIMTFMKTQPEGHTLLRRLREDGCETPVLLLAAHAAPRDRIRALDAGADDVLSSPFVMGELTARVRALARRGTYLQPRLLEVDGLTLDRSRCVVSYGTETQRLSVKELQLLELFLINPHQILPRDLLMQKVWGYDCEPSYNTLEVYLSFVRKKLRAVGATVFIRAARGVGYYLTPAV, from the coding sequence ATGCGTGCCCTGCTTATTGAACCGCGCGACGCGGCGGCTGAGTCCATTCTTGCCGCCCTGCGCCGTGAACATTTTACCGCCGACCGGAAGCAGTTTCCTAACGAGGCGGCGGAAGCCGCGCTTTCCGGTGTATACGACGTTATCATCATGACCTTTATGAAGACCCAGCCAGAAGGCCATACCCTGCTGCGCCGCCTGCGCGAGGATGGCTGCGAAACGCCGGTGCTGCTGCTCGCCGCGCACGCCGCGCCGCGCGACCGCATCCGCGCGCTGGACGCGGGCGCGGACGACGTGCTCTCCTCCCCGTTCGTCATGGGCGAGCTGACCGCCCGGGTGCGCGCGCTGGCCCGGCGCGGCACCTACCTGCAGCCCCGCTTGCTGGAAGTGGATGGGTTGACGCTCGACCGCAGCCGCTGCGTGGTCAGCTACGGCACGGAAACGCAGCGGCTTTCCGTCAAGGAATTGCAGCTGCTCGAACTGTTTCTCATCAATCCGCACCAGATTCTGCCGCGCGATCTTTTGATGCAAAAGGTTTGGGGGTACGACTGCGAGCCCTCGTATAACACGCTGGAAGTATACCTATCCTTTGTGCGCAAAAAGCTGCGCGCGGTCGGCGCTACGGTGTTTATCCGCGCGGCGCGCGGCGTGGGCTACTATCTTACGCCCGCCGTGTAA
- a CDS encoding helix-turn-helix domain-containing protein, translated as MVPHEVDFKKIGARIRKLRIKQGLTQSELGEMIGCSNNHLSHVETAQNKVSLTLLLRLSYALEISLDYFLLDTPFARPEAIINTEIAGKLSRCSSATLVAVSRMIDTLLEQQDSMSE; from the coding sequence ATGGTTCCGCATGAAGTGGATTTTAAAAAGATAGGCGCAAGAATTAGAAAGCTGCGTATTAAACAGGGACTTACACAAAGTGAACTTGGGGAAATGATCGGTTGCTCCAATAACCATTTAAGTCATGTGGAGACAGCACAGAATAAAGTGTCGTTGACATTGCTCCTGCGTCTTTCCTATGCTTTGGAGATAAGCCTTGATTATTTCCTGCTGGATACGCCGTTTGCACGACCGGAAGCGATAATCAATACCGAAATTGCGGGGAAACTGTCTCGGTGCTCATCAGCAACGCTTGTCGCGGTAAGCCGCATGATAGACACACTATTGGAACAGCAAGATAGCATGTCTGAGTAA
- a CDS encoding GTP pyrophosphokinase, with product MEPNDLLAIEEFGELDTEKLVEYAFQLQQMMMLYEAGIREIKTKLDILNDESRLTGKAGPIESIKTRIKSPRSIIRKLKRRGFPISLQSMMENLNDIGGIRVVCPFIDDIYTVADMLVRQDDLELIEQKDYIKHPKPNGYRSLHMILEVPIFLSESTRPVRVELQLRTIAMDFWASLEHQLRYKADMEVPPHIAEDLKACAEVIAATDSEMQAIANELNALSPKKKPEK from the coding sequence ATGGAGCCGAACGATCTGCTTGCTATCGAGGAATTTGGCGAGCTGGACACCGAAAAGCTGGTGGAGTACGCCTTCCAGCTTCAGCAAATGATGATGCTGTACGAAGCGGGGATCCGCGAGATCAAGACCAAGCTGGATATTTTAAACGACGAATCCCGGCTGACCGGAAAGGCCGGGCCGATCGAGTCGATCAAAACCCGCATCAAATCGCCGCGCAGCATCATCCGAAAGCTCAAGCGGCGCGGGTTCCCGATCTCGCTGCAATCGATGATGGAGAATTTAAACGATATCGGCGGCATCCGCGTGGTCTGTCCGTTTATCGATGATATTTACACTGTGGCCGACATGCTGGTACGGCAGGACGATCTGGAACTGATTGAGCAGAAGGACTATATCAAGCATCCCAAGCCCAACGGCTACCGCAGCCTGCATATGATCTTGGAGGTGCCCATTTTCCTATCCGAAAGCACGCGGCCGGTGCGGGTCGAATTGCAGCTGCGCACGATTGCCATGGATTTTTGGGCCAGCTTGGAACACCAGCTGCGCTACAAAGCCGATATGGAGGTGCCGCCGCATATCGCGGAGGATCTGAAAGCGTGCGCCGAGGTCATTGCGGCCACGGATTCGGAAATGCAGGCCATCGCCAACGAACTAAACGCCCTAAGCCCCAAAAAGAAACCCGAAAAATAG
- the ybaK gene encoding Cys-tRNA(Pro) deacylase: MPLVKTNVMRILEQHKIPYTAHEYPYGKDAVDGETVARMLGQDPARVFKTLVARGKSGGYHVFAVPVDKELDLKKAAKAAGEKAVELIHVKELLPLTGYVRGGCSPVGMKKAFSTVFDASAAAQETIMVSAGKIGYQVECAPQALAALVRADFAPVTAD, encoded by the coding sequence ATGCCTTTGGTCAAAACGAATGTGATGCGGATATTGGAGCAGCATAAGATACCGTATACTGCGCATGAATATCCCTATGGCAAGGACGCGGTGGATGGGGAAACGGTCGCGCGGATGCTGGGGCAGGACCCGGCGCGCGTGTTCAAAACGCTCGTCGCGCGCGGCAAATCGGGCGGTTATCATGTGTTCGCCGTGCCGGTGGACAAGGAACTCGATTTGAAGAAAGCGGCCAAAGCGGCGGGCGAAAAGGCGGTGGAATTAATCCACGTGAAGGAGCTGCTGCCGCTTACCGGTTATGTGCGCGGCGGCTGCTCGCCGGTGGGCATGAAAAAAGCGTTTTCTACCGTTTTCGACGCTTCCGCCGCGGCGCAGGAGACTATAATGGTATCGGCTGGAAAAATAGGCTATCAGGTGGAGTGCGCGCCGCAGGCGCTGGCCGCCCTTGTCCGCGCGGACTTCGCGCCCGTTACGGCAGATTAA
- the trxA gene encoding thioredoxin, translating into MAIFNVNMDNFDSEVLNTATPVVIDFWAPWCGYCRGIAPTVDQIADAYEGKIRVGKLNIDDSMPLAERYQISTIPTLLFFRDGAVGQPLVNPPSRGAIEEWLGANGVTLD; encoded by the coding sequence ATGGCAATTTTTAATGTAAACATGGATAATTTTGATTCCGAGGTGCTGAACACCGCCACGCCCGTTGTAATCGATTTTTGGGCGCCGTGGTGCGGGTACTGCCGCGGCATCGCGCCGACCGTAGACCAGATCGCGGACGCTTACGAGGGCAAGATCCGCGTCGGCAAGCTGAACATCGACGATAGCATGCCCTTGGCCGAGCGTTATCAGATCAGCACCATCCCGACGCTGTTGTTTTTCCGCGACGGCGCAGTCGGCCAGCCGCTGGTCAATCCCCCTTCCCGCGGCGCGATCGAAGAATGGCTCGGCGCAAACGGCGTCACGCTGGACTAA
- a CDS encoding S-layer homology domain-containing protein, whose protein sequence is MKKFTALLLIAAALITAQPLALAADASDDVVQQVIVSIGIMTGDQSGDMKLDSNVTRAEFAKMLVSASVYKDKVSSASNSSPFKDVPFTNWAAGYVKTAVQQGWLTGYLDGTYRPTNTVTLEEAATGCLKLLGYTTEDFAGSYPYGQLALYKSLGLDKRVTASQGASMTRRNMMYLFYNLLSADTKEGKPYGETLGYTIGADGSVDYLSVLSESMEGPFVVESSLDSIVSSAGRTVYRNGYASSADAIKKYDVVYYTGSSIWAYANAVTGTYQAASPSAASPTSVTVAGNSYTLGTGEATLSLSTLGELNIGDIVTLLLGRDGEVVAALSAEDYASSLAGVVTAVGSATYQTAAGNPYSARTVTVLATDGVNYTVPCDKTSITEGDFVSIGFGSSGTDVSILTSSKVTGKVSGRNIGSKTFAQDARILDVRDEMGVRVYVSRLNGATLESSDVRGYRENEAGEITDLILNDFTGDLYSYGIITSAREQSASMNLSGSYTYLVAGEEKKLSTNGSTLGAVSGPARLTIENGTLTSVRSLERIKDPDSITLLGVEKDGESHLFADDCAVYLYQNSVYSLFSLTELRNNLDSYGMTAYYDKETVDGGRIRIVVARPKT, encoded by the coding sequence ATGAAGAAGTTTACCGCACTGCTGCTTATCGCGGCGGCGCTGATAACGGCGCAGCCGCTCGCCTTGGCGGCGGATGCGTCGGACGATGTGGTGCAGCAGGTGATCGTTTCCATCGGCATCATGACCGGCGACCAAAGCGGCGATATGAAGCTTGACAGCAACGTCACCCGCGCGGAGTTCGCCAAAATGCTGGTGAGCGCTTCCGTCTATAAGGATAAGGTCAGCTCGGCTTCCAACTCGTCGCCGTTTAAGGATGTGCCCTTTACGAACTGGGCGGCGGGCTATGTCAAAACCGCCGTGCAGCAGGGGTGGCTGACCGGCTATCTGGACGGCACCTACCGCCCGACGAATACCGTAACGCTGGAAGAAGCCGCGACCGGCTGCCTCAAGCTGCTCGGCTATACGACGGAGGATTTCGCGGGCTCCTATCCCTATGGCCAGCTGGCGCTTTACAAGTCGCTGGGGCTGGATAAGCGCGTCACCGCCTCGCAGGGCGCGAGCATGACGCGGCGCAATATGATGTACCTGTTTTACAACCTGCTTTCGGCGGATACCAAGGAAGGTAAGCCCTATGGCGAAACGCTGGGCTACACCATCGGCGCGGACGGCAGCGTGGACTATTTAAGCGTGCTCAGCGAATCGATGGAAGGCCCCTTTGTCGTTGAAAGCTCGCTGGATTCCATCGTGTCGTCGGCGGGCCGGACCGTTTACCGCAACGGCTACGCCTCCTCCGCCGATGCGATCAAAAAGTACGATGTGGTGTATTATACCGGCTCGTCCATTTGGGCCTATGCCAACGCGGTCACCGGCACCTATCAGGCGGCGTCCCCCTCGGCGGCCTCGCCCACCTCGGTCACGGTGGCGGGCAACAGCTATACGCTCGGCACCGGGGAAGCGACGCTGTCCCTGTCCACGCTGGGCGAACTGAATATAGGCGATATCGTTACCCTGCTGCTGGGGCGGGACGGCGAGGTCGTGGCCGCGCTGTCGGCGGAGGATTACGCTTCTTCGCTCGCCGGGGTGGTTACGGCGGTCGGCTCGGCCACCTACCAGACCGCGGCGGGCAACCCGTATTCGGCGCGCACGGTCACCGTGCTGGCGACCGACGGCGTAAACTATACGGTGCCCTGCGATAAGACCTCCATCACAGAAGGCGACTTCGTGTCCATCGGTTTCGGCTCGTCCGGAACCGATGTTTCTATCCTGACCTCTTCCAAGGTGACGGGCAAGGTATCGGGCCGTAATATCGGCAGCAAGACCTTCGCGCAGGACGCGCGCATACTGGATGTGCGTGATGAAATGGGCGTTCGCGTTTACGTGTCCCGCCTGAACGGGGCCACGCTCGAATCGAGCGATGTGCGCGGCTACCGCGAGAACGAAGCGGGCGAGATTACCGATTTGATTCTCAATGATTTCACGGGCGATCTGTACAGCTACGGCATTATCACGAGCGCCCGCGAGCAATCCGCCAGCATGAATCTTTCGGGCAGCTATACCTATTTGGTCGCGGGCGAGGAAAAAAAGCTGTCCACCAACGGCTCCACCCTTGGCGCGGTCAGCGGCCCCGCGCGGCTGACGATCGAAAACGGCACGCTCACGTCGGTGCGCTCGCTCGAACGCATCAAGGACCCGGATTCCATTACGCTGCTCGGCGTGGAAAAGGATGGGGAAAGCCATCTGTTCGCGGATGATTGCGCGGTTTATTTGTACCAGAACAGTGTGTACAGCCTGTTTTCGCTGACCGAGCTGCGCAATAATTTAGACAGCTACGGCATGACCGCTTATTATGATAAAGAAACCGTGGACGGCGGCCGCATCCGCATCGTCGTCGCGCGCCCCAAAACGTAG
- the rpsI gene encoding 30S ribosomal protein S9, which translates to MYTPKKAYFYGTGRRKSSVARVRLFPGGTGEIKINNRTIDNYFGLDTLKMVVRQPMETTGTIGKFDIECTVTGGGFTGQAGAIRHGVARALLQADSEQYRPALKAAGFLTRDPRMKERKKYGLKAARRAPQFSKR; encoded by the coding sequence ATGTATACACCGAAGAAAGCATACTTCTATGGCACCGGCAGAAGAAAGTCCTCCGTTGCCCGCGTTCGTCTGTTCCCCGGCGGAACCGGCGAAATCAAGATCAACAACCGCACGATCGACAACTACTTCGGCCTTGATACGCTGAAGATGGTCGTCCGTCAGCCGATGGAGACCACCGGCACGATCGGCAAGTTCGATATCGAGTGCACCGTAACCGGCGGCGGCTTCACCGGTCAGGCCGGCGCGATCCGCCACGGCGTGGCCCGCGCTCTGCTGCAGGCTGATTCCGAGCAGTACCGTCCCGCGCTCAAGGCCGCTGGTTTCCTGACCCGCGACCCCCGCATGAAGGAACGTAAGAAGTACGGTTTGAAGGCAGCCCGTCGCGCTCCGCAGTTCTCCAAGCGCTAA